The proteins below are encoded in one region of Halocatena salina:
- a CDS encoding pyridoxal phosphate-dependent decarboxylase family protein, with amino-acid sequence MSRADTTERELTAGLFLGSSTTQAYRTAMEQAHQAVTDVYLERATPYSGRSPEQLAFEDREMLPEEGQGLTATIESVAQTVVANSVGTSHPACVAHLQCPPMIPALAAEVLISATNQSLDSWDQAPAATVLETRLIEELADVFGYGDDADGVFTTGGTQSNFMGLLLARNRVLDERFDHDAQVDGLPPAADSLCILCSADAHFTARQAAAQLGLGESAIVSIPTDEHHRLSIDALDSTLTELADSDRQPFALVGTAGTTDFGSIDPLAQLGARAREHDLWFHVDAAYGGALALSDRHREKLRGIETADSIAVDFHKLFYQPLSCGAFLLRDGTHYRYIDRNAAYLNPESDDAAHLVSKSVQTSRRFDALKPYIAFRTLGRDGFGELIDYTLDLATAVAERIEDDPAFELKHEPTLNAVVFRYRPPTDSEEAINDRIRDRLRADGTAMIARTTIDGETCLKFTLLNPRTTVDNVEEILTAIKRHGMALSTGERTEYTRGTKR; translated from the coding sequence ATGAGCCGAGCCGACACGACCGAGCGGGAACTCACCGCGGGGCTGTTTTTGGGATCGAGCACCACCCAAGCCTACCGGACTGCGATGGAACAGGCCCACCAGGCCGTTACTGACGTGTATCTCGAGCGCGCAACGCCGTACTCCGGACGATCGCCCGAGCAGCTCGCGTTCGAGGACCGAGAGATGCTTCCCGAGGAGGGTCAGGGGTTGACGGCGACGATCGAGTCGGTCGCTCAAACGGTGGTCGCCAACTCCGTCGGGACGTCCCATCCCGCGTGTGTGGCACACCTCCAGTGTCCACCGATGATTCCGGCGTTGGCCGCGGAGGTGCTCATCTCTGCCACCAATCAGTCATTGGATTCGTGGGATCAGGCTCCGGCGGCAACGGTGTTAGAGACCCGTCTCATCGAGGAGCTAGCTGACGTGTTCGGCTACGGAGACGACGCCGACGGCGTATTCACGACCGGTGGCACTCAGTCGAACTTCATGGGACTGTTGCTCGCGCGTAACAGGGTGCTCGACGAACGGTTCGACCACGACGCACAGGTGGACGGTCTCCCACCGGCTGCGGATTCGCTGTGCATCCTCTGTTCGGCGGACGCCCATTTCACGGCGCGCCAAGCCGCGGCACAGCTCGGACTCGGTGAAAGCGCCATCGTTTCGATCCCCACCGACGAGCATCATCGTCTTTCCATCGACGCCCTCGATTCGACGCTCACGGAACTGGCTGACAGCGATCGACAGCCGTTCGCGTTGGTCGGGACGGCTGGAACGACCGATTTCGGCAGCATCGATCCGTTGGCTCAGCTCGGTGCTCGCGCGCGTGAACACGACCTGTGGTTCCACGTCGACGCGGCTTACGGCGGTGCACTCGCACTCAGCGACCGTCACCGGGAGAAATTACGCGGCATCGAGACGGCTGATTCGATCGCTGTAGACTTTCACAAGCTGTTTTATCAGCCGCTCAGCTGTGGGGCGTTCCTCCTCAGAGACGGCACACACTACCGGTACATCGACCGCAACGCCGCGTATCTCAACCCAGAATCCGATGACGCTGCGCATCTCGTCTCCAAGTCAGTCCAAACCTCCCGACGTTTCGACGCGCTGAAACCGTACATCGCGTTTCGAACGCTCGGACGGGACGGCTTCGGCGAGCTGATCGACTACACACTCGATCTCGCAACCGCGGTCGCCGAACGGATCGAGGACGATCCCGCATTCGAGCTGAAACACGAACCGACGTTGAACGCCGTGGTGTTCCGGTATCGTCCACCGACCGACTCGGAGGAGGCGATCAACGACCGAATCCGGGATCGGTTGCGCGCCGACGGCACGGCCATGATCGCTCGGACGACGATCGACGGCGAAACCTGTCTCAAATTCACGCTGTTGAATCCACGGACGACGGTCGATAACGTCGAGGAGATCCTCACAGCGATCAAACGACACGGGATGGCGCTTTCGACCGGTGAGCGAACGGAGTACACGCGGGGGACGAAACGATGA
- a CDS encoding IucA/IucC family protein yields MTARSPDPESIARAATTHGLLNCYFRETGSFDRREPAVIDHPDCAVVFYSELSNMGIELAVPVRHDSPTGRHLFALPVCCRSGSGDWIELDYTTLASVIVRDLALSRSDPDSADELLLGIIRSCQNTARYVAARDDVDRLYGDEPTFRDAEQSLVFGHLLHPTPKHREGIAKRDEPTYAPELRGQFQLHYFRAAPELVNHGSAREASAVELVKTELRDFGVPAGRLDGDDALVPVHPWQAAYLLDQPHVESAIESGTLEHLGALGPTFYPTSSVRTLYSPNASFMVKGSLNVRITNSVRTNKQPELRRGMAVSELLETDLGTQLRERYPAFDIVRDPAYLTLDLGSERESGFEVVLRENPFCEGHETGVTPVVALCQDHVHSTHLTGDGDATRSRLSNIIHTIAEREGRDTAAVSKEWFQQYLSISVRPVLWLYLTYGIGLEAHQQNSVLAMEDGYPDRFYYRDNQGYYFAESTYETVDAFVPGVGERADTICRDEVTDERIRYYVILNNAFGLINAFGSAGLIEEPELLGLLRTTLRELRAVDRDSSTLLEELLTAETLPCKANLLTRLHGMDELEGSIENQSVYTEIDNPLVTELEVSGR; encoded by the coding sequence ATGACGGCACGATCACCCGATCCGGAGTCGATCGCCCGAGCGGCAACGACTCATGGACTGCTGAACTGCTATTTCAGGGAAACCGGATCCTTCGACCGCCGTGAGCCGGCGGTGATCGACCATCCCGATTGTGCGGTGGTGTTTTACAGCGAGCTGTCGAACATGGGGATCGAGTTGGCGGTGCCCGTCCGGCATGATTCGCCGACCGGCCGCCACCTGTTCGCGTTGCCGGTGTGCTGCCGTTCGGGATCGGGCGATTGGATCGAGCTGGATTACACCACGCTCGCCAGCGTGATCGTTCGGGATCTCGCGCTGTCGCGTTCGGATCCCGACAGCGCGGATGAACTCCTGTTGGGGATCATTCGCAGCTGTCAGAACACGGCACGGTATGTCGCGGCCCGTGACGATGTCGACCGGCTGTACGGTGACGAACCGACGTTTCGGGACGCCGAGCAGTCGCTCGTGTTCGGTCACCTTCTTCATCCGACGCCGAAACACAGAGAGGGGATCGCAAAACGTGATGAGCCGACGTATGCGCCCGAGCTGCGCGGACAGTTTCAACTCCACTACTTCCGTGCCGCACCCGAACTCGTGAACCACGGTTCGGCGCGCGAGGCGTCGGCCGTCGAGCTGGTGAAAACAGAGCTACGTGACTTCGGTGTGCCCGCCGGTCGCCTCGACGGCGACGACGCGTTGGTTCCGGTCCATCCGTGGCAAGCGGCGTATCTGCTCGATCAGCCTCACGTCGAGTCGGCGATCGAGTCGGGGACGCTTGAACACCTCGGTGCGCTCGGACCGACGTTTTATCCCACGTCATCGGTGCGGACCCTCTACAGTCCGAATGCTTCGTTCATGGTGAAAGGCTCCTTGAACGTGCGGATCACGAACTCCGTTCGGACGAACAAGCAGCCCGAACTACGGCGGGGAATGGCGGTGTCGGAGCTACTCGAAACGGATCTCGGGACGCAGCTTCGAGAGCGATATCCGGCCTTCGACATCGTTCGGGATCCGGCGTATCTCACGCTTGATCTGGGATCCGAGCGAGAATCCGGTTTCGAGGTCGTGTTGCGTGAGAATCCGTTTTGCGAGGGGCACGAAACTGGTGTCACGCCAGTCGTCGCACTCTGTCAGGACCACGTCCACAGCACTCACCTCACTGGCGATGGCGACGCGACTCGCTCTCGGCTCAGCAACATCATTCACACGATAGCGGAGCGTGAGGGACGGGACACGGCGGCTGTGAGCAAAGAGTGGTTCCAACAGTATCTGTCGATCTCCGTTCGACCGGTGCTGTGGCTGTATCTCACCTATGGGATCGGACTCGAAGCCCACCAGCAAAACAGCGTGCTCGCCATGGAGGATGGGTATCCAGATCGGTTCTACTACCGCGACAACCAGGGGTATTACTTCGCTGAATCGACCTACGAGACCGTCGATGCGTTCGTGCCGGGCGTCGGCGAGCGTGCTGATACGATCTGTCGGGACGAGGTCACGGACGAGCGGATCCGGTACTACGTGATCCTCAACAACGCCTTCGGACTCATCAACGCCTTCGGATCCGCTGGTCTCATCGAGGAACCAGAGCTGCTCGGGCTGCTCCGGACGACGCTACGGGAGCTTCGGGCGGTCGATCGTGACTCCTCGACGTTGCTCGAAGAGCTGCTCACCGCCGAAACGCTCCCGTGTAAGGCGAATCTACTGACGCGGCTTCACGGCATGGACGAACTCGAAGGATCGATCGAAAACCAGTCGGTGTACACGGAGATCGACAACCCCCTCGTGACCGAGCTGGAGGTGTCCGGACGATGA
- a CDS encoding GNAT family N-acetyltransferase, translating to MSTGINTAAYDYRTYDPTLNRTIAFRKATMDRDLERLHAWFNAEHVLPYWQLNEPLPAVRAAVAEKLDDEHLTPYIGYLDHVPMSYWECYWVGGDELAEYCDTEPADQGIHLLIGPEEYLGRGYAIPLVRAVTEMQFSHPETDRILTEPDIRNDAVIHVFERCGFEPRREIELPEKDALLMVCDRDRFQALGGGREVTADD from the coding sequence ATGAGCACCGGCATCAACACGGCGGCCTACGACTACCGAACCTACGACCCGACCCTGAATCGGACGATCGCGTTCCGGAAAGCGACGATGGACCGTGACTTAGAGCGGCTCCACGCGTGGTTCAATGCCGAGCACGTGCTGCCGTACTGGCAGTTGAACGAGCCACTCCCGGCGGTTCGGGCGGCGGTCGCGGAGAAACTCGACGACGAGCATCTGACGCCTTACATCGGCTATCTCGATCACGTACCGATGAGCTACTGGGAGTGTTACTGGGTTGGAGGCGACGAGCTGGCCGAATACTGTGACACCGAACCGGCCGATCAGGGGATTCACCTGCTCATCGGACCTGAAGAGTATCTCGGACGCGGCTACGCGATACCCTTGGTGCGGGCGGTCACGGAGATGCAGTTTTCACACCCCGAAACCGACCGGATCCTCACCGAACCCGATATCAGAAACGACGCCGTCATCCACGTGTTCGAGCGGTGTGGATTCGAGCCACGACGAGAGATCGAACTTCCCGAAAAGGACGCCCTGTTGATGGTGTGTGACCGCGATCGGTTTCAGGCGCTCGGCGGCGGTCGGGAGGTGACCGCCGATGACTGA
- a CDS encoding lysine N(6)-hydroxylase/L-ornithine N(5)-oxygenase family protein has product MTEVYDVVGIGLGPFNLGLAALLDDTEATGLFLEQRSEFIWHEGMLIEGTTLEVPFLADLVTLADPTSPYSYLNYLRETGRIYEFYFYEQFQIPRREYDDYLRWVSERLESCVFDRRVESVRWNEHTERFVLTAVDPATGDAHEYHAENVALGIGSQPHVPDELAGHSECDVFHTASYLHRRERCLDADSITVVGSGQSAAEVFLDLLDHQPDGGYRLDWLTRSDGFFPMEYSKLGLQHFTPEYTQYVYDLPQETKDELIPDQDLLYKGIDVTTSAEIYDLLYRRSIGHRDPDVGLFAMTEVSGIEETAGGYRLVCEQTQTEQAFSHESDVVILGTGYERPVPDCLDPLSARIAFDEHGRFEITEDYRLELPGTEGRVFVQNAELHTHGVGTPDLGLGCYRNTRIVNQLLGRERYPADTDTVYQDFSLDQFIEHAPGATVSDASTDDQRSDASTRSASETHTD; this is encoded by the coding sequence ATGACTGAGGTGTACGATGTCGTCGGGATCGGTCTCGGACCGTTCAACCTCGGATTGGCAGCCCTGCTCGACGACACCGAAGCAACGGGGCTGTTTCTCGAACAGCGCTCGGAGTTCATCTGGCACGAAGGCATGCTCATCGAGGGAACAACGCTCGAAGTGCCGTTTCTGGCGGATCTCGTCACGCTCGCCGATCCGACCAGCCCCTACAGCTACCTCAACTATCTGCGCGAAACGGGACGGATCTACGAGTTTTATTTTTATGAACAGTTCCAGATCCCGCGGCGGGAGTACGACGACTACCTTCGGTGGGTGTCCGAACGGCTCGAGAGCTGTGTGTTCGACCGTCGGGTCGAATCCGTCCGCTGGAACGAGCACACAGAGCGGTTCGTGCTTACGGCAGTCGATCCAGCGACAGGTGACGCCCACGAATACCACGCCGAGAACGTTGCGCTCGGGATCGGAAGCCAACCCCACGTTCCGGACGAACTGGCTGGTCACTCCGAGTGTGACGTGTTCCACACCGCTTCGTATCTCCATCGCAGAGAGCGGTGTCTCGATGCCGATTCGATCACGGTCGTCGGATCGGGCCAGAGCGCCGCGGAGGTCTTTCTCGATCTCCTCGATCACCAGCCCGACGGCGGCTACCGCCTCGACTGGCTAACGCGCTCGGATGGTTTTTTCCCGATGGAGTACTCGAAACTCGGACTCCAGCATTTCACCCCGGAGTACACTCAGTACGTGTACGACCTTCCACAGGAAACCAAAGACGAACTCATTCCAGATCAGGATCTGCTGTACAAAGGAATCGACGTGACCACGAGCGCGGAAATCTATGACCTGCTCTACCGGCGTTCGATCGGGCACCGTGACCCGGACGTCGGTCTCTTTGCGATGACCGAGGTGTCCGGGATCGAGGAAACGGCCGGTGGCTACCGGCTGGTGTGTGAACAGACTCAGACCGAACAGGCGTTCTCCCACGAAAGCGACGTGGTGATCCTCGGAACCGGCTATGAGCGTCCCGTTCCGGACTGTCTCGATCCGCTGTCAGCACGGATCGCGTTCGACGAGCACGGTCGATTCGAGATCACCGAGGATTACCGGCTCGAACTCCCGGGAACCGAGGGACGGGTGTTCGTCCAGAACGCAGAATTACACACCCACGGCGTCGGAACGCCGGATCTCGGTCTCGGCTGCTACCGGAACACCCGTATCGTGAACCAACTCCTCGGACGCGAGCGGTATCCAGCGGACACCGACACCGTTTATCAGGATTTCTCTCTCGATCAGTTCATCGAGCATGCACCTGGAGCCACGGTGTCCGACGCATCGACTGACGACCAGCGTTCCGACGCATCCACGCGGTCGGCGTCGGAGACACACACCGACTGA
- a CDS encoding IucA/IucC family siderophore biosynthesis protein: MEESISDNIPLETALTPDVWETVSRQLLAKMLSTFMYEEIITPVPEGDAGTDDRIRYRLPMDTDSDYRFEATQRLLDSYHVYEETVERRTDGAWRPATDPIQFLRDLQPTVGIDPLTAGNLIREYNNTLLADAHIEARSRKRGATDITELGYAHLEGEMDGHPWITYNKGRLGWGYTDYRSYAPEQQRPITLSWVAVSRENATFSAVDGVSHDSLVQAELGDHYQQFRNQLSSDGLDPDSYYFLPIHDWQWDNSIVQLFPGDIATDDIVPLGNGPDRYLPQQSVRTFVNVDSLDRHHVKLPMCILNTLVWRGLPGSRTELAPTITEYIKGIYETDEFLSDVCDLILPGEIAGINYDHEDFTAIDGVPYQYTELLGTIWRESIYTFVEENEQPITLAALTHVENGTPYLSQLVERSGLTLDEWLERFFDVVLPPLLHFLYRYGTVFSPHGQNTILILEDGVPTRLAVKDFVDDVNVSDQPLPELEALPDELRSVLRTEPPEGLCQFIFSGLFVGVLRYVADVLETHHGYDERRLWTHARETILRYQDRFPELQDRFELFDLLQPEFTKLCLNRNRLLEYGYGDAPGRPHASEHGTVRNALDVVGED; the protein is encoded by the coding sequence ATGGAGGAATCGATATCTGACAACATCCCGCTCGAAACGGCGTTGACGCCTGATGTGTGGGAGACCGTCAGCCGCCAGCTACTGGCCAAGATGCTTTCAACGTTCATGTACGAGGAGATCATCACGCCCGTTCCGGAGGGCGACGCCGGGACTGACGACCGAATCCGGTATCGGTTGCCGATGGACACCGACAGCGACTATCGGTTCGAAGCGACCCAGCGGCTGCTAGACAGCTATCACGTGTATGAAGAGACGGTCGAGCGTCGGACAGACGGAGCATGGCGACCGGCGACTGATCCGATCCAGTTTCTGCGGGATCTTCAGCCGACTGTCGGCATCGACCCGCTCACGGCTGGGAACCTCATCCGCGAGTACAACAACACGCTGCTCGCGGACGCCCACATCGAAGCCCGGAGCCGAAAGCGGGGAGCGACCGATATCACCGAACTCGGCTACGCCCACCTAGAAGGCGAGATGGACGGCCACCCGTGGATCACGTACAACAAAGGCCGACTCGGGTGGGGATACACCGACTATCGATCGTACGCACCCGAACAACAGCGACCGATCACGCTGTCGTGGGTGGCCGTGTCCCGCGAGAACGCGACGTTTTCCGCCGTAGACGGTGTCTCACACGACTCGCTCGTCCAAGCGGAACTAGGCGATCACTATCAGCAGTTCCGCAACCAACTCAGTTCGGACGGTCTCGATCCCGATTCGTACTACTTCCTGCCGATCCACGACTGGCAGTGGGACAACTCGATCGTGCAGTTGTTCCCCGGCGACATCGCCACTGACGACATCGTTCCGCTCGGAAACGGCCCGGATCGGTATCTGCCCCAACAGTCCGTCCGGACGTTCGTGAACGTCGATTCGTTGGACCGTCACCACGTCAAACTCCCAATGTGTATTCTCAACACGCTCGTTTGGCGCGGACTGCCCGGCAGCCGAACGGAACTCGCACCGACGATCACGGAGTACATCAAGGGGATCTACGAGACCGACGAGTTTCTCTCCGATGTGTGTGATCTCATCTTGCCGGGAGAGATCGCCGGGATCAACTACGATCACGAGGATTTCACTGCCATCGACGGCGTCCCATATCAGTACACGGAACTGTTGGGAACGATCTGGCGTGAGAGCATCTACACGTTCGTCGAAGAGAACGAACAGCCGATCACGCTGGCGGCGTTGACCCACGTCGAGAACGGGACGCCGTATCTCTCACAGCTCGTTGAGCGTTCGGGGCTTACGCTGGATGAGTGGCTCGAACGGTTTTTCGACGTGGTGTTGCCGCCACTGTTGCATTTCCTCTATCGGTACGGCACCGTCTTCTCCCCTCACGGTCAGAACACGATTCTCATACTGGAGGACGGCGTTCCCACCCGGCTCGCGGTCAAAGACTTCGTCGACGACGTGAACGTCAGCGACCAGCCACTCCCGGAGTTAGAAGCGCTGCCCGACGAACTGCGCAGCGTGCTCCGGACCGAGCCGCCAGAAGGGCTGTGTCAGTTCATCTTCAGCGGGCTGTTCGTCGGCGTGCTCCGGTACGTCGCCGACGTTCTCGAAACCCACCACGGTTACGACGAACGGCGGCTGTGGACCCACGCGCGCGAAACCATCCTCCGGTATCAAGACCGGTTCCCGGAACTCCAAGACCGCTTCGAACTGTTCGATCTGCTCCAACCGGAGTTCACGAAACTCTGTCTCAACCGCAACCGGCTGTTGGAGTACGGCTACGGCGACGCACCCGGCCGACCGCACGCCTCCGAACACGGCACCGTCCGGAACGCGCTCGATGTGGTCGGGGAGGACTAA
- a CDS encoding class I SAM-dependent methyltransferase, with translation MVHPNRTDPETYYDEYGEQEWERLDRDFFHRLEWEGTVEQLDTYLPSSQPNHSPHVLDVGGGAGRYSIWLARKGYTVTLVDPSETQRELAREKIEKHGVDDRVTVHAGDVRDLDFEDETFAATCCLGGPISHVLDGAERLRAATELRRVTTSDGPVFVSVMGLIGMVMITVQYAGRGTADGDDLSVMPDLVRERDYTAALAQRHDMDPALFDCHFFRRDELVDLLSNAGLAVETVVALEGVAGLRRTHFEALDEPARDTIRELNDLLRTDSSLVDVSPHMLAVCWA, from the coding sequence ATGGTACACCCTAATCGAACGGATCCCGAAACGTACTACGACGAGTACGGTGAACAGGAGTGGGAGCGCCTCGACCGGGACTTTTTCCACCGACTAGAGTGGGAGGGCACCGTCGAGCAACTCGACACCTACCTTCCGTCCAGCCAACCCAACCACTCACCGCACGTCCTTGACGTCGGTGGGGGCGCTGGTCGGTACAGCATCTGGCTCGCCCGGAAGGGATACACGGTCACACTCGTGGACCCGAGTGAAACCCAACGCGAACTTGCACGCGAGAAGATCGAGAAACACGGTGTGGACGACCGCGTCACCGTCCACGCTGGCGACGTCCGCGATCTCGATTTCGAAGACGAGACGTTTGCTGCGACCTGCTGTCTCGGTGGGCCGATTTCACACGTTCTCGACGGCGCTGAACGGCTTCGGGCAGCCACTGAACTCCGACGGGTCACCACTTCCGACGGGCCGGTGTTCGTCTCCGTCATGGGGTTGATAGGAATGGTCATGATCACGGTCCAGTACGCCGGTCGGGGCACTGCTGATGGTGATGATCTCTCAGTAATGCCAGATCTCGTTCGCGAGCGAGACTACACCGCTGCTCTCGCCCAGCGACACGACATGGATCCCGCTCTTTTCGATTGTCACTTCTTCCGACGGGACGAACTGGTTGATCTGCTCTCAAACGCTGGGCTTGCCGTCGAAACGGTTGTCGCCCTCGAAGGCGTTGCTGGTCTGCGACGAACCCACTTCGAGGCGTTGGACGAGCCCGCCCGCGACACGATCCGAGAACTGAACGACCTGCTCAGGACGGATTCATCGCTCGTCGATGTTTCTCCGCACATGCTCGCGGTCTGCTGGGCGTAG
- a CDS encoding PIN domain-containing protein: protein MCRRPSWPTAAKEYRLAHPEESFVLTSGGYYELYHGAVKEERDPVHIDDDLPWVERLEYTQSHVREGARIRQELKENGQQIQHPDMILAGVARSLDVPLVTADTGFKRIHGPDIDNHRELY, encoded by the coding sequence CTGTGCCGACGTCCTTCGTGGCCCACCGCAGCAAAAGAGTACCGGCTTGCCCATCCAGAGGAGAGCTTCGTCCTTACGTCCGGCGGGTACTACGAACTGTACCACGGGGCTGTAAAGGAAGAGCGCGATCCAGTTCACATCGATGACGATCTTCCGTGGGTGGAACGGCTGGAGTACACCCAGTCGCACGTCCGAGAAGGCGCACGCATCCGACAAGAACTGAAAGAGAACGGCCAGCAGATTCAACACCCAGACATGATACTCGCCGGTGTCGCTCGGTCGCTCGACGTTCCGCTCGTCACGGCGGACACCGGATTCAAGCGCATCCACGGTCCCGACATCGACAACCACCGGGAGCTGTACTGA
- a CDS encoding METTL5 family protein, with protein sequence MRRGTLERELSVVTGFEEPSPRLEQYPTPADIAAHLLHLADVQGDLDRTVVDLGTGTGMLALGGVLCGAPRVVGIDRDRCALTRARENTRRVNPPTRPEWVCADATALPLTVERSTVVMNPPFGAQHGNEHADRAFLGTTADIAAVSYSIHNAGSHSFVEAFADDHGGDLTHAFAVDLDLPRQFDFHTDDQRRIDAEAYRIEW encoded by the coding sequence ATGCGACGGGGGACGCTCGAACGCGAGCTATCGGTGGTCACCGGCTTCGAGGAGCCATCACCCCGCCTTGAGCAGTATCCCACGCCGGCCGACATCGCGGCTCATCTCCTCCATCTCGCCGACGTGCAGGGTGATCTCGATCGGACCGTCGTTGATCTCGGCACCGGTACGGGAATGCTCGCGCTCGGTGGGGTGCTGTGTGGCGCGCCGCGTGTCGTGGGCATCGACCGCGATCGGTGCGCGCTCACACGTGCCCGCGAGAACACACGGCGTGTGAACCCACCGACGCGCCCGGAATGGGTGTGTGCGGACGCGACGGCTCTCCCGCTCACCGTGGAACGATCGACTGTGGTGATGAATCCTCCTTTTGGTGCACAGCACGGGAACGAACACGCAGATCGGGCGTTTCTCGGAACGACGGCCGACATCGCGGCGGTCTCCTATTCGATCCACAACGCAGGCAGCCACTCGTTCGTCGAGGCGTTCGCCGACGATCATGGGGGCGACCTCACTCACGCCTTCGCCGTCGATCTAGATCTTCCCCGCCAGTTCGACTTTCATACCGATGACCAGCGACGGATCGACGCCGAAGCCTACCGGATCGAGTGGTGA
- the dph2 gene encoding diphthamide biosynthesis enzyme Dph2, with protein sequence MSHGSSGTETSEGDLRKTGLALKHDREWDYELDRIVSAVNERDASTVGLQFPEGLKRRGPAVADDLRSLLGDDVHVMISGQPCYGACDLDTYLMRRTDVFVHFGHSPMKESEKIIYVPLFSNVDVAPIMEEAIGELPEEEVGLVTTAQHMNRFEEMRSWLEQRGYTVHTRRGDERLTHEGQVLGCNYASADIDADQILYVGGGKFHPLGLAMEHPDKRVVIADPVNNVVTVADTEKFMKQRYGAVHRAMDAERWGVVFCTKIGQGRWEVATDIVENNDDAYLITMDEVTPDRLRNFDFDAFVNTGCPRITTDDGPQFHKPMLTPGEYEIAVGNEPLESLSFDTFHGTW encoded by the coding sequence ATGAGCCACGGATCGTCCGGAACGGAGACCTCCGAGGGTGATCTCCGAAAAACAGGGTTGGCACTCAAACACGACCGCGAGTGGGATTACGAGCTGGATCGGATCGTTTCGGCAGTCAACGAACGTGATGCATCGACGGTCGGGCTGCAATTTCCGGAAGGGCTAAAACGGCGGGGGCCGGCGGTCGCCGACGATTTACGCTCACTTCTGGGCGACGACGTTCACGTGATGATCTCGGGGCAGCCCTGTTACGGGGCGTGTGATCTAGATACGTACCTCATGCGTCGAACGGACGTGTTCGTGCATTTCGGCCACTCTCCGATGAAAGAATCGGAGAAGATCATCTACGTGCCGTTGTTCTCGAACGTCGACGTCGCGCCCATTATGGAAGAGGCGATCGGTGAGCTACCCGAGGAGGAAGTAGGACTGGTCACGACCGCACAACACATGAACCGGTTCGAGGAGATGCGATCGTGGCTCGAACAGCGCGGCTACACGGTGCACACCCGGCGTGGTGACGAACGACTCACCCACGAGGGACAGGTGCTTGGCTGTAACTACGCGAGCGCCGACATCGACGCGGATCAGATCCTCTACGTCGGTGGAGGGAAGTTCCACCCACTCGGGCTGGCGATGGAACACCCAGACAAGCGGGTTGTCATCGCCGATCCGGTGAACAACGTGGTCACCGTCGCCGACACCGAGAAGTTCATGAAACAGCGCTACGGCGCGGTTCACCGCGCGATGGACGCAGAGCGCTGGGGGGTGGTGTTCTGTACGAAGATCGGTCAAGGCCGGTGGGAGGTCGCCACCGACATCGTCGAGAACAACGACGACGCGTATCTCATCACGATGGACGAGGTGACGCCCGATCGGTTGCGAAACTTCGATTTCGATGCGTTCGTGAACACGGGCTGTCCGCGCATCACGACCGACGACGGCCCGCAGTTCCACAAACCGATGCTCACGCCCGGCGAGTACGAGATCGCCGTCGGGAACGAGCCGCTCGAATCGCTGTCGTTCGATACGTTCCACGGCACATGGTGA